AGGCCGCCGGGATGACGATCGGGTCGCCGTCGGCGATCAGCGTGTTCGGCCACTTCGCGAACACCGCGACGAAGCTGGGCAGCTCGAGCTTCACCTCGGCGGCATGATCGCGGTAGTTCAAGCCGATGCAGATGATCTTGGCCGGATTGGGGACCGGCGGCCGCAATTCGATCTCGTCGCGCCGCGAGCGATAGGCGGGCCCGGCGGCATCGGCGGCGCGCGCCGCTCGGGCGAGCACCGCGGGGCCGCCGGCCAGCACGCCCGCGACGCTGTCGGGCAGGTCGGGATCCGCCGCGAGCAGGTCGACGATGCCTCGCTCGGTCCACGCGCCCACCCGGTCCGGGCCGCCGGCGCGAAAAGTGCAAAGTTTCATTCGAACGATCAGCCTCCGGATGATGTTTGAAGGGCGTGGGCGCAGGGTATTCTTCGCGCCGAGGGGCCCGCTGCAACACTCTTCTGCCCGCCCTCACGAGTGACGGCGTCGTCTGCACCGCAACACGGTAGGCGACGCCGTTCTCGTTCACGAGCTCACCCGCCCGCGATCGATGTGGACCGTCGGGGCGCCGGCGAAGGCGGCGGTGTCGTGGGCGTCGTGGGTGACCAGCACGACCGGCACGTCGAGCGTGCTCAGGGTCTCCCGGACCTCGCCGCGGACGCGCGCGCGCGTCGTCGGGTCGAGCGCGGCGAACGGCTCGTCGAGCAGCAGGGCGCGCGGCGTCCAGGCCAGCGCGCGAGCGAGGGCGACGCGTTGGCGTTCGCCGCCCGAGAGCGCGCGCGGCCGCGCCGCGGCCAGCGCCGCGATCCCCAGCCGTTCGAGCCACGTGCGCGCGATCGCGTACCGTTGGCCGCCGCCCACGCCGCGCGCGGCCAAGCCGAACGCGACGTTGTCGAGCACGGTCAAGTGCGGAAAGAGGGCGTACTCCTGAAAGACGTACGCCACGTCGCGGCGATGCGCGGGTACGTGCGCGCGGCCGTCGTCGAGTACGCGGCCGTCCAGCGTGACGCGGCCGGCGTCGGGCCGGACCAGGCCCGCGATCGTGCGCAAGAGCGTCGTCTTGCCGACCCCGCTCGGACCGGTCAGCACGGTGACGCCGCGGTCGAACGCGACGGTGGCCTGCAGCTCGAAGCTGCGCAGCCGTTTGCGGATCGCGAGCTCGATCATACCGCGCGCTTCTCGAACACGCGCGCGGCGACGACGATGATCAGCGCGACGGTGACCAGCACGACCGCCAGCGCGCCGGACAAATCGAGGTCGCCGCTCGAGAGGCCGAGATAGACGGCGATCGGCATCGTCTGCGTGACGCCGGGCAGGTTGCCGGCGAACATGATCGTCGCGCCGAACTCGCCGAGCGCGCGCGCCCAGGCCAACACCGCGCCGCCGGCCAGCGCGGGCAGCGCCAGCGGCACCGTCACCAGCGCGAAGGTGCGCAGCGGCCCGCTGCCCAGGGTCGCCGCCGCGTCCTCGTAGACGCGCTCGACCGACCCGAAGCCCGTGCGCGCGGCGCGAATGTAGAACGGCGCGCCGACGAACAGCTGCGCCAGCACGACCGCCGCGGTGGTGAACGCCAGCCGCACGTGCAGCGCGTCGAGCGCCGGCGCGGCCCAGCCGTGGGTGCCGAACACGAACAGCAGCGCCAAGCCCGCGACGGCGGGCGGCACCACGATCGGCAGGTCGACCGCGGCGTCGGCCAGCGTGCGCCCCGGAAAGCGTCCGCGCGCCAACACGTACGCCAGCGGCGTGCCGAGCAGCAGCGTGAGCGCCAGCGAGGCCAGCGTCGTGAGGAACGAGAGGCGCAGCGCGGCGAGCGCCGGCGGTGAGGTGACCAACGCGACGAAGCGATCCGGGCTCAGGTGCGCGTACAGCGAGCCGAGCGGTACGACGATGAACGCGAGGAAAATCGCCGAGGCGAGCACGACCGCGACTCGAAGCATGCTTCGCGTCCGCTACGACCGCAGCGCGCCGGACCCTGTCGCCTCGAAGGTTACCGTCACCCGTGTGCCGCCCAGCGGCGTCGATTGGATCGCCAGCCCGTCGGCAATGGCGCGCACCAGCGCGAGGCCGCGGCCGCTCTCGGAGTCCGGTGCGGTCGGAGCGCTCGGCGGGGCGAAGCCGGTGCCGCGGTCCTCGACGGTCAGCTGCACGCGCCGCTCGTCGCGCCCGACGATCACGCGCACCGGTCCGGGCGCGTGACGCACGGCGTTCGCGATCAGCTCTCCGAACGCGAGCTCGCTGGAGAAGCGCGTCTCCGGACGTCCGGTCCACTCCGCGACGAGCGCGCCGACCTCGCGGCGCACCATCGTGCCGGTGCGTCCGTCCCCGCTGGTGAACGACCACGCCCGTTCGTCGCCGGCGACCGGTGCGGCCAGCCGGTCGAGCGCCACGGTCAGGATCGCGATGTCGTCGCTCGGCTCGTCGTCGCCGAGCACTTCTTTCATCAGCGCGCCGGCCAAGTGATCGAGGTTCTCGGGCACCAGCTCGCGGATCGCCAGCTCGATGCGGCGTTCGCCTTCCTCGAGGTCGCGCGCGAACTCCATCAGGCCGTCGGTGAACATCACCAGCGTGCTGGGCGCGCTCAGCCGCAACGCGAAGTCGACGCCCTCGTCGTCGCGCAGCCCGAGCGGCAAGCCGGCCGTCGAGAGGCGTCGAACGCCGGTCTCGTCGACGAGCAGCGGCGCCGGATGTCCGGCGCTGGCGTACGCGAAGTCGCCCGTCGCCGGGTCGAGCAGACCGAAGATCGCGGTGACGAAGACGTTGCGGCCGCTGGCGACGAGCAGCTGGCTCGCGCGGTCGAGGATCGCCGCGGGTTCGGCCGACTCGAAGGCGGCGGCGCGCAGCGCTTGACGGATCTCGCCCATGATGACGGCGGCTTCGAGCCCGTGCCCGGTCACGTCGCCGATCGTCACCGCGACGCGCCCGTCGGGGATGGTGAACGCGTCGTAGAAGTCGCCGCCGACGCGCTGCGACTCGGACGCCGCCGAGTACGACGCCGAGAAGCGCACGTCGCGCAGGATCGGCAGCTGCGCGGGCAGCATCGCGCGCTGCAGCGCGTCGGCGGTGGTGCGTTCGCGTTCGTACAGGCGCGCGTGCTCGAGCGAGAGCGCGGCGCGGCGCGCGAACTCGCGTACGACCCCGACGTCGTCGGCGTCGAAGCCGCCTTCGGTGCGCGCCAGCGCCAGCACGCCCAGCGGACCTTCGGAGCCGATCAGCGGAACGATCATCGCGGCGCTCGCGCCGGTCGGATGCAGCCACGGATCCTCGAAGCGCGGCGCCGTGAGCACGACCGGATCGATGCCGGCGACGATGCGTTCGAGCGTCGCGCCGAGCGCCGGCTGGACCGGCGTGCCCAGCCAACGGCGCGCGCCCATCTCGTCGGCGAGGTCGACGCTGCCCAGGCCCGCCAACGCGTAGCGCCCCTCCTGGTTGCGCAGCGCGACCCAGGTGCGATCGGCCAATCGCGGGACGAGCAGCGTCTTGACCGCGCCGACGGTCGCGACCACGTCGAGCGAGGCGCCCAGCCGTTCGCCGGCGCGCGAGAGGAACGCCTCGCGCTCTTCGAGCCGCTTCTGCGCGTCGACGTCGGTGGAGGTGCAGATCCAGGCGACGATCGCGCCGTCGGGATTGCGCACCGGGACCGCGTTGGCGAGGAACCAACGCGCGCGACCGCCCAGCTCGCGCAACCGCACCTCGGCGGCGAACGGTTCACCGCTGCGCACGCTGCGCGACCACTGCTCGCGAATCGCGGGCTCCTGCGGCGGATCGATCGCCGCGCGCCAACCGCCGCCGCGCGCGTTCTCGAGCGGCAGCCCCGTGTACGCGACCCAGCGGTCGTTGACGTACTCGACCTCACCCTGCGCGTTGGCGGTCCAGATCAGCTGCGGGACGACGTTGGCCAGCGAGGTGTAGCGCGCTTGGCCCGCGGCGAGCGCTTCGGCGGTGGTGCGGCCACGCGCGGCCAAGCGCAGCACCAGCTCGTTGAGCTTCACCAGGAACACCGCCAACACGATCAACGTCCCCAGCAGCTCCTCGAAGCGCGCGGCGTACCAGCCGACGGAGAAGCGCGCGCCGCCCAGCTCGCCTGCGCTGATGATCGAGACGGTGCGCGAGAGCAGCACGACGGCGAGCCAGACTTCGGTGACCGTGCGCAGCCGATCGGCTACCACCGCCAGCGCGACGATCGTCAGTACCGCGATCGCCGGCGCGACGGCCAGCGTCCAGAGCGGCTGGTAGGTGTCGCCGGCCGTCAGGTGCGGCAGCGCCGCTCCGCCGCGTATCATCCCGACGGCGGCCGCCACGAAGAGCGCCACGATCGCCAGGCCCAGCGCGCGCACGTTCCGGCGCGAAAGCTGCCAGCGTCGCCGCGCGGCCAATCCCTCGGCGATCATCAGCAGCGCGAAGCAGACGTTGCCGGCCACGTAGCACCAGGACGCGGTCTGCGGTGCCGCGCCCAGCGCGATTCCCGGCACGAACGCGTCGGGAAAGGTCAGCAGGTAGACGATCTGCCAGCCGGTGGCGACGGCGTAGGCCAACGCCGAAAGCGCCAGCTTGAGGTCGCGCGCCGATCGGTACTGCACGTACAGCAGCAGCGTCGTGAGCACGAGTGCGACGATGCCGGCGCCGACGACCGACGGCAAGAAGCCCGGCACCGTGGCGAGCCGCAGCGAGGCCAGCGGGACGCTGCAGGCCAGGAGGATCAGGAACGCGAGCGCGGTGACGATCGCGAAACGCCGGTCGTTGCCGGTCGCCGGCGCGGTCGCCACGTTTTCGATCGCGCGCGTTTCGAACTGCGTCACAGCACGCCGATCATACCCACGGCGGCGACGAAGTCGTCGCCGGAGAGGAGCGAGCCCGACCGTGCGTCCGTGGGGCGAGCGGTCGGGCTACTCGGGCGCCGAAGCGCCGGGGATCAGCGGCCGCGCTTCTTCGCGGCGACCTTGCGCGCCGGCGCCTTCTTGGCGGGGGCGGCCTTGCGCGCCGGCGCCTTCTTCGCCGCGGCCTTCTTGGCGGGAGCCTTCTTCGCGGCCGCCTTCTTCGCCGGAGCCTTGCGACCGCCGCGCGCGCTCCCGACCGCTTCCTTGAGCTCGCGACCCGCGGTGAACTTCAGCACGCGCTTCGCGGGCACGTGCACCGGCTCGCCCGTTTGCGGGTTGCGCGCGATGCGCGCGGCCCGGTCGCGGATGCGGAACACGCCGAACGGGGTCAGCGCGACCTTGTCGCCCGATTTGAGCACGGTCGTGATGCGATCGAAGAGCGCTTCGACCAGCTCGCCGACTTGCTTGCGCGGGAGCTCATGTTCTTCGGCGAGCTCGCGCACGAGTTCGGATTTCGTCAATGTTTCTTCTCGTTTCGATGAGGAGAGTTGCAGCTCGGAGAGCCGTTTGCGCCCTGATACTCCGCACCGGGCGTTCGCCCTGCAAAAAATGCGGAGGACAACGGCAAATTTTGCGCGCAACGACGCCCGGATGCGGCTTTTCCACAGCCTGGCGGCGGCGTTGCTGCTCCTCTCCATGGGGCCGCCGCCGGCGGCGCTCGGCGCGACCGGCGGTGCGGAGCCGGCCGGACCGCGTGTCGTGGTGACGTTGCCGGCCGGCGCGCGCGGACCGCTGACCGGGCGCGTCTACGTCGCGTTCTCCCGTACCGCGTCGCCGGAACCGCGCACGGTGGCCGGCGATCTCGCCGACAGCGTCCCGTTCTTCGCCCGGGACGTGGGCGCGTGGCGAGCGGGCCAGCGCGTCGCGATCGGTGCGGACACGGCCGGCTACCCGGTCCCGGCGCTGCGCGACATGCCGCCGGGCACCTATTACGCGCAAGCGATTTTCAGCGTCTATACGCGCTATCCGCGTGCCGACGGCCACGTGATCTGGGCCCATCAGGATCACTGGGAAGGCCAAGAATTCGGCCTGAGCCCGGGCAATCTCGTCAGCGCGGTGACGCGCGTGCGGATCGGGCCCGGCGCGCCGCCGATCGTGCTGGCGCTGACCCGCGTGCTGCCGCCGGTGCGCGTTCCGGCCGACACGCCGTGGGTCGTCCACGTGCGCATCCGCAGCGCGCTGCTCTCGCACTTCTGGGGCGTACCGCAGTATCTGGGCGCGACGGTGCTGTTGCCGAAAGGCTACGCGCTGCACCCGCAGCGCCGCTATCCGGCCGTCTACCAGCAGACGCACTTCACGCTGCGCGCGCCGTTCGGCTTCGATCCGAGCGCCAAACCGCCGACCGCCGCGGAGCAAAACCGGCTGGCGCGCTTCGGCGGGCGCGCCAGCCGCTACGCGTTCACGCGGGCCTGGATGCGCGGTGACGCGCCTCCGATGGTCGCGGTGACGTTCCTGCACCCGACGCCGTATTACGACGACTCCTACGCCGTCGACTCGGTCAACGACGGACCGTACGGCACCGCGATCATGACCGAGCTGATCCCGTATCTGGAAAAGCGCTTCCATTTGATCGCCGCCGGCGACGCGCGTTTCCTGATCGGCGGTTCGACGGGCGGCTGGGAAGCGCTGGCGCTGCAGATCTACCACCCGAACGACTTCAACGGCGCGTGGGGGCTGTATCCCGATCCGGTCGATTTTCACCGCTTCCAGCTCGGCGATCTCTACACGGACGCCAACGCGTTCTACGAGCCGTATGCCGCGTGGAATCTCGCCGAGATCGGCGCGCAGCGGCGCGCCGACGGCCTCCAGGTCGAGACGATGCGTGGTGAGAGCCGGCTCGAGTACGTGCGCGGCTCACACGGGCGCTCGACGGAGCAGTTCAACGCCTGGGACGCCGCGTGGGGACCGATCGGTGCCGACGGGTATCCGCGCGAGCTGTGGGACAAGCACACCGGCCGTATCGATCGCGGCGCCGTGCTGTGGTCGCGCGCGCACGGTTACGACTTGACCGACTACCTCGTGCGCAATTGGGCGCGCATCGGCCGATCGCTGGTCGGCAAACTGCACGTGGACGTCGGCGACGCCGACGACTACTACCTGAACCTCGCTTGCTACCGCATGCAGCACGCGTTAGCCCACCTGACCCCCGGTCCGCAGGCGGAGTTTCGTTATGGCCGGCCGCTCGCGCCGCACGGATGGCAGAGCACCTCGGATCTGGGATTCTTGCGCGCCATGTGGGCACGCGTGCCGAGCGCGCTGCGCCCTTGACGCTCCCGCGGGCCTGTGATAAGGTCCGTGCACATGTCCTTCACCTGTTGTCTCTCGATGATGCAGTGTTCCACGGGCCTTCGGACCCGGCGGTCGGCAACGTCATGAGGCGATAACGGCATCGCAGCGACGTTTTGAGCCCCCGCCATCCGGCGGGGGCTCTTCGTTTTTCCGGGGAGTACGATGAGCAAGCTCGACGTCGAACGTGCCAAGGCGCAGAGCCGCGGCCTGCGCGGCGATATCGCCGAGGAGTTGGCGCGGCCGACGGCACGTTTCGACGAAGAATCCGCCGCGCTGCTGAAGTTTCACGGTAGCTACCAGCAAGAGAACCGCGATCGGCGCAAGGCGGCGCGCGCGGGCGAGGCGGAGCGCGCCTACGGCTTCATGGTGCGCGTGCGCGCGAGCGGGGGCCGCGTGCCGGCGCGCTTGTGGTGCGCGGTCGACGACCTCGCCGACCGGCACGGCGACGGCACGATTCGGGTGACGACGCGCCAAGGACTGCAGCTCTACGGCGTCCCCAAGCACGACCTGCGCGCGACGATCGGCGAGGTGATCGCGAACCTGGGTACGACGCTGGCGACCTGCGGCGACGTGGTGCGCAACATCGTCGCGCCGCCGTGGCCGTACGCGCACCCGGCGTATGCGCACGTGCGCGAGATCGCCGCATCGATCGCGCGGGCGACGTTGCCGCGCACCGGCGGGTATCTGGAGATTTGGCAGGACGGCGAGCGCGTCCACGCCGAGGGAGACGAGGACGACCCGCTCTACGGCGCCGCCTATCTGCCGCGCAAGTTCAAGATCGCGGTGACGGTGCCGGGCGACAACAGCGTCGACCTCTACACCAACGACCTGGGCATCGTCCCGGTGCTCGACGCCGACGGCGCGACGATCGCCTACGATCTGACCGCGGGCGGCGGCCTCGGGCGCACGCACGGCAAGACGACGACCTTTCCGCGCCTGGCCGACGAGCTGGCGTCGGTGTCGCCCGAGCGGCTGCTCGACGCGGTGTGCGCGATCGTCGCGGTGCAGCGCGACTTCGGCGACCGCACCGACCGGCGCCACGCGCGCCTGAAGTATCTGCTGGCCGAACGCGGCGCGGCGTGGTTCCGCGCCGAAGTCGAGCGGGTGGCGGGCTTCGCGCTCGGGCCGTGGCTGCCGCTGCCGGCGTGGAACGACGTCGCGCGCTTCGGCTGGCACGCGCAAGGCGACGGGCGCTGGTTCTACGGCCTGCACGTCGCCAGCGGCCGCGTCGCGGACACCGGCGCGGCGCAGCTCAAGCGCGCGCTGCGCGCGCTGGCCGAGCGCGGCGTCGACCTCGTCGCGACGCCGGGCCAGCAGCTGCTGCTCGTCGA
The Candidatus Sulfotelmatobacter sp. genome window above contains:
- a CDS encoding ATP-binding cassette domain-containing protein, producing MIELAIRKRLRSFELQATVAFDRGVTVLTGPSGVGKTTLLRTIAGLVRPDAGRVTLDGRVLDDGRAHVPAHRRDVAYVFQEYALFPHLTVLDNVAFGLAARGVGGGQRYAIARTWLERLGIAALAAARPRALSGGERQRVALARALAWTPRALLLDEPFAALDPTTRARVRGEVRETLSTLDVPVVLVTHDAHDTAAFAGAPTVHIDRGRVSS
- a CDS encoding ABC transporter permease codes for the protein MLRVAVVLASAIFLAFIVVPLGSLYAHLSPDRFVALVTSPPALAALRLSFLTTLASLALTLLLGTPLAYVLARGRFPGRTLADAAVDLPIVVPPAVAGLALLFVFGTHGWAAPALDALHVRLAFTTAAVVLAQLFVGAPFYIRAARTGFGSVERVYEDAAATLGSGPLRTFALVTVPLALPALAGGAVLAWARALGEFGATIMFAGNLPGVTQTMPIAVYLGLSSGDLDLSGALAVVLVTVALIIVVAARVFEKRAV
- a CDS encoding SpoIIE family protein phosphatase, with amino-acid sequence MTQFETRAIENVATAPATGNDRRFAIVTALAFLILLACSVPLASLRLATVPGFLPSVVGAGIVALVLTTLLLYVQYRSARDLKLALSALAYAVATGWQIVYLLTFPDAFVPGIALGAAPQTASWCYVAGNVCFALLMIAEGLAARRRWQLSRRNVRALGLAIVALFVAAAVGMIRGGAALPHLTAGDTYQPLWTLAVAPAIAVLTIVALAVVADRLRTVTEVWLAVVLLSRTVSIISAGELGGARFSVGWYAARFEELLGTLIVLAVFLVKLNELVLRLAARGRTTAEALAAGQARYTSLANVVPQLIWTANAQGEVEYVNDRWVAYTGLPLENARGGGWRAAIDPPQEPAIREQWSRSVRSGEPFAAEVRLRELGGRARWFLANAVPVRNPDGAIVAWICTSTDVDAQKRLEEREAFLSRAGERLGASLDVVATVGAVKTLLVPRLADRTWVALRNQEGRYALAGLGSVDLADEMGARRWLGTPVQPALGATLERIVAGIDPVVLTAPRFEDPWLHPTGASAAMIVPLIGSEGPLGVLALARTEGGFDADDVGVVREFARRAALSLEHARLYERERTTADALQRAMLPAQLPILRDVRFSASYSAASESQRVGGDFYDAFTIPDGRVAVTIGDVTGHGLEAAVIMGEIRQALRAAAFESAEPAAILDRASQLLVASGRNVFVTAIFGLLDPATGDFAYASAGHPAPLLVDETGVRRLSTAGLPLGLRDDEGVDFALRLSAPSTLVMFTDGLMEFARDLEEGERRIELAIRELVPENLDHLAGALMKEVLGDDEPSDDIAILTVALDRLAAPVAGDERAWSFTSGDGRTGTMVRREVGALVAEWTGRPETRFSSELAFGELIANAVRHAPGPVRVIVGRDERRVQLTVEDRGTGFAPPSAPTAPDSESGRGLALVRAIADGLAIQSTPLGGTRVTVTFEATGSGALRS
- a CDS encoding HU family DNA-binding protein; this encodes MERSSNAAARLWKSRIRASLRAKFAVVLRIFCRANARCGVSGRKRLSELQLSSSKREETLTKSELVRELAEEHELPRKQVGELVEALFDRITTVLKSGDKVALTPFGVFRIRDRAARIARNPQTGEPVHVPAKRVLKFTAGRELKEAVGSARGGRKAPAKKAAAKKAPAKKAAAKKAPARKAAPAKKAPARKVAAKKRGR
- a CDS encoding alpha/beta hydrolase-fold protein — encoded protein: MRLFHSLAAALLLLSMGPPPAALGATGGAEPAGPRVVVTLPAGARGPLTGRVYVAFSRTASPEPRTVAGDLADSVPFFARDVGAWRAGQRVAIGADTAGYPVPALRDMPPGTYYAQAIFSVYTRYPRADGHVIWAHQDHWEGQEFGLSPGNLVSAVTRVRIGPGAPPIVLALTRVLPPVRVPADTPWVVHVRIRSALLSHFWGVPQYLGATVLLPKGYALHPQRRYPAVYQQTHFTLRAPFGFDPSAKPPTAAEQNRLARFGGRASRYAFTRAWMRGDAPPMVAVTFLHPTPYYDDSYAVDSVNDGPYGTAIMTELIPYLEKRFHLIAAGDARFLIGGSTGGWEALALQIYHPNDFNGAWGLYPDPVDFHRFQLGDLYTDANAFYEPYAAWNLAEIGAQRRADGLQVETMRGESRLEYVRGSHGRSTEQFNAWDAAWGPIGADGYPRELWDKHTGRIDRGAVLWSRAHGYDLTDYLVRNWARIGRSLVGKLHVDVGDADDYYLNLACYRMQHALAHLTPGPQAEFRYGRPLAPHGWQSTSDLGFLRAMWARVPSALRP
- a CDS encoding NADPH-dependent assimilatory sulfite reductase hemoprotein subunit, with amino-acid sequence MSKLDVERAKAQSRGLRGDIAEELARPTARFDEESAALLKFHGSYQQENRDRRKAARAGEAERAYGFMVRVRASGGRVPARLWCAVDDLADRHGDGTIRVTTRQGLQLYGVPKHDLRATIGEVIANLGTTLATCGDVVRNIVAPPWPYAHPAYAHVREIAASIARATLPRTGGYLEIWQDGERVHAEGDEDDPLYGAAYLPRKFKIAVTVPGDNSVDLYTNDLGIVPVLDADGATIAYDLTAGGGLGRTHGKTTTFPRLADELASVSPERLLDAVCAIVAVQRDFGDRTDRRHARLKYLLAERGAAWFRAEVERVAGFALGPWLPLPAWNDVARFGWHAQGDGRWFYGLHVASGRVADTGAAQLKRALRALAERGVDLVATPGQQLLLVDVTADRRAAVEDVLRAHGVGDPAAVSPVRRRALACPALPTCGLALAESERVMPDVLSAIEDALARAGLPREAIAIRMTGCPNGCARPYLAEIGIVGQSLDRYQIYLGGTAASTRLAQPWRDGVRAAEIAASLAPLFVAFRGERRDGETFGDWAARAVTAPVPA